The following proteins are encoded in a genomic region of Rhizobium sp. CCGE531:
- a CDS encoding FAD-binding oxidoreductase, whose product MTKDAIVLGAGIVGVSTAIHLQRRGRQVVLVDRKEPGRETSFGNAGLIQREGVVPYGFPQQFGLLLRYAFNNRIDAHYHLRALPAQIAFLARYWWNSNTKRHEMISRAYAPLIEHSVSEHNDLIEAAHAEELIRKNGWMELFRSDEKRDAEFAEAERLNREFGIGSDALSSAEIAAAEPHLTGNFSGALRWRDPWSVLDPHGLTSAYRRYFESIGGRVTTGDAASLGMAGSAWRMVTAEGSIEAEDVVVALGPWADIVTKRFGYAFPLGVKRGYHMHYAAEGNAILNNWTLDAERGYLLAPMSRGIRLTTGAEFALRDAPKTPVQLDRAEAVARATFPLGERLDPEPWMGARPCTPDMMPIIGKAPRHKGLWFAFGHAHHGLTLGPVTGRVLAELITGEKPFIDISAYAPDRFAP is encoded by the coding sequence ATGACAAAGGACGCAATCGTTCTCGGCGCGGGCATCGTCGGTGTTTCGACGGCAATCCATCTGCAGCGGCGGGGGCGACAGGTCGTCCTCGTCGACAGGAAGGAACCCGGCCGGGAAACGTCCTTCGGCAATGCCGGCCTCATCCAGCGCGAGGGAGTCGTGCCCTACGGCTTTCCGCAACAATTCGGCCTGCTGCTGCGCTATGCCTTCAACAATCGCATCGACGCGCATTATCATCTGCGCGCCCTTCCCGCGCAGATCGCTTTCCTCGCCCGCTATTGGTGGAACTCCAATACGAAGCGCCACGAGATGATTTCACGCGCCTACGCGCCGCTGATCGAGCATTCCGTCAGCGAACATAACGACCTCATCGAAGCCGCGCATGCCGAGGAACTCATTCGCAAGAATGGCTGGATGGAGCTGTTCCGTTCGGACGAGAAGCGCGATGCGGAATTTGCCGAGGCTGAGCGCCTCAACCGCGAATTCGGGATCGGTTCTGACGCCTTGAGCAGTGCGGAGATCGCAGCCGCGGAGCCGCATCTCACGGGCAATTTTTCCGGTGCCCTGCGCTGGCGCGATCCCTGGTCGGTGCTGGACCCGCACGGATTGACATCTGCCTATCGCCGCTACTTCGAGAGCATCGGCGGCCGCGTGACGACGGGAGATGCCGCCTCGCTCGGCATGGCCGGCTCGGCCTGGAGAATGGTGACGGCGGAAGGGTCGATCGAGGCGGAGGATGTCGTCGTCGCGCTCGGCCCATGGGCCGACATCGTGACGAAGCGCTTCGGCTATGCCTTTCCCCTCGGCGTCAAGCGCGGCTATCACATGCATTATGCGGCGGAAGGCAACGCTATCCTCAACAACTGGACGCTGGATGCCGAGCGCGGCTACCTGCTGGCACCGATGAGCCGCGGCATCCGGCTCACGACCGGCGCCGAATTCGCCCTGCGCGACGCGCCGAAGACGCCGGTGCAGCTGGATCGTGCCGAGGCCGTCGCCCGCGCCACCTTCCCACTTGGTGAACGGCTCGACCCGGAGCCCTGGATGGGCGCGCGCCCCTGCACGCCCGACATGATGCCGATCATCGGCAAGGCCCCGCGCCATAAGGGTCTATGGTTCGCCTTCGGGCATGCCCATCATGGCCTGACGCTCGGGCCGGTGACGGGGCGCGTGCTTGCCGAGCTTATCACCGGCGAGAAGCCCTTCATCGATATCTCAGCCTATGCACCGGACCGATTTGCGCCCTGA
- a CDS encoding tetratricopeptide repeat protein encodes MTTKAFRLASIALGAGLTLGAFAVPVFAAGNDSSTTPTCKKGEIYDQKAKKCVKQQSANVTDENRADYAYSLAKKDHRYQEALAVLDTMKNPNTAEALNYRGYATRKLGRTDEGISYYQKSVAMDPKYTLVREYLGEAYVIKGQVDLAKDQLSTIKTLCGNTSCEEYRDLHAAILNPSSL; translated from the coding sequence ATGACGACCAAAGCATTTCGCCTGGCTTCCATCGCCCTCGGTGCAGGCCTGACCCTCGGCGCTTTCGCCGTTCCCGTCTTTGCAGCCGGCAACGATTCGAGCACGACGCCGACCTGCAAGAAGGGTGAGATCTACGATCAGAAGGCGAAGAAATGCGTCAAGCAGCAAAGCGCCAACGTCACCGATGAAAATCGCGCCGACTACGCCTATTCGCTGGCCAAGAAGGATCATCGCTACCAGGAAGCTCTGGCGGTTCTCGACACGATGAAGAACCCGAATACGGCCGAGGCGCTGAACTACCGCGGCTATGCCACCCGCAAGCTCGGCCGCACGGACGAAGGCATTTCCTACTACCAGAAGTCCGTCGCCATGGACCCCAAATATACACTGGTCCGTGAATATCTCGGTGAAGCCTACGTCATCAAGGGCCAGGTGGATCTCGCCAAGGACCAGCTGAGCACGATCAAGACGCTTTGCGGCAATACGAGCTGCGAGGAATATCGCGATCTTCACGCCGCGATCCTGAATCCATCCAGCCTGTAA
- a CDS encoding isoprenylcysteine carboxylmethyltransferase family protein, producing the protein MPWPSIALLAFVTLQRLAELIYSRHNTAALLARGAREYASEHYPFMVALHAAWLIGLWLLAIGRPVDPGWFLLFMLLQALRLWVLATLRERWTTRIIILPDAALVTRGPYRFLSHPNYAIVIGEIAVLPLAFGLPLYAAIFSLLNGIILTIRIRAENACLKQSAA; encoded by the coding sequence ATGCCGTGGCCATCGATCGCGCTTCTAGCCTTCGTGACGCTGCAGCGGCTGGCGGAGCTCATCTATTCCAGGCACAACACCGCCGCCCTGCTTGCCCGCGGCGCCCGGGAATATGCCTCGGAGCACTATCCCTTCATGGTGGCGCTGCATGCGGCCTGGCTGATCGGACTATGGCTGCTCGCCATCGGCCGGCCGGTCGATCCCGGCTGGTTCCTGCTCTTCATGCTGTTGCAGGCATTGCGCCTCTGGGTGCTGGCGACGCTGAGGGAACGATGGACGACACGCATCATCATATTGCCGGATGCGGCTCTCGTGACCAGGGGACCCTATCGCTTCCTCAGCCATCCGAACTATGCGATCGTTATCGGCGAGATCGCCGTATTGCCGCTCGCCTTCGGCTTACCGCTCTATGCCGCGATCTTTTCCCTACTGAACGGCATCATTCTTACAATCCGCATCCGTGCCGAAAACGCCTGCCTGAAACAGAGTGCGGCCTAA
- a CDS encoding type III polyketide synthase: MTDSIKLLSLAVATPDNIILQTDAAETASRLFSDRFQDFKYLARVFESTGIRKRHLARPLTWFEEPHGWQDRMAAYAEVASELFGRTATAALQRAGLEAGQVDCIVTASSTGLATPSLEARLAGEMGFRGDIERVPIFGLGCAAGVSGLAIATKMARSRPGAVVLFVAIELCSLAFRLDELTRPNIIATALFGDGAAACVLRAGESGIAEIESTGEHLFPDSLGIMGWRIDDTGFGIVLQQSLPDFAETHLRSAVAGILERSRLLISDVDRFICHPGGAKVLTALETALGLQEGSLDIEREVIGDYGNMSSPTVLFVLERAIAAGLPSRSALLAMGPGFSASCITLRRVA, from the coding sequence GTGACCGACAGCATCAAACTTCTAAGCCTCGCCGTTGCAACACCCGACAACATCATCCTCCAGACGGACGCCGCCGAGACGGCGAGCCGCCTGTTCTCGGATCGCTTTCAGGACTTCAAATATCTCGCCCGCGTGTTTGAGAGCACCGGCATTCGCAAACGCCACTTGGCGCGGCCGCTTACCTGGTTCGAAGAGCCGCATGGCTGGCAGGACCGCATGGCCGCCTATGCGGAGGTGGCGTCCGAGCTTTTCGGCCGGACAGCGACCGCAGCGCTGCAACGCGCCGGCCTTGAGGCCGGCCAGGTGGACTGCATCGTCACGGCATCATCCACCGGGCTCGCGACGCCGAGCCTCGAGGCGCGGCTCGCCGGCGAGATGGGCTTCCGCGGCGATATCGAACGCGTGCCGATCTTCGGGCTCGGCTGCGCGGCCGGCGTATCCGGTCTCGCCATTGCGACCAAGATGGCCAGAAGCCGGCCGGGCGCCGTAGTGCTCTTCGTTGCGATCGAACTCTGCTCCCTCGCCTTCCGTCTGGACGAACTGACACGACCCAACATCATTGCCACGGCGCTGTTCGGCGATGGCGCGGCTGCCTGCGTGCTGCGGGCAGGCGAGAGCGGCATCGCGGAGATCGAATCAACAGGCGAACATCTCTTTCCCGACAGCCTTGGCATCATGGGCTGGAGGATCGACGATACGGGCTTCGGCATCGTGCTGCAGCAATCGCTGCCGGACTTTGCCGAGACCCATCTGAGGAGCGCGGTTGCCGGCATTCTGGAGCGATCCAGGCTTTTGATCTCGGATGTCGACCGCTTCATCTGCCACCCCGGCGGAGCCAAGGTGCTGACAGCACTTGAAACGGCGCTTGGTCTGCAAGAGGGATCGCTCGATATCGAGCGCGAGGTGATCGGCGACTACGGCAATATGTCCTCTCCCACCGTGCTCTTCGTGCTGGAGCGCGCAATTGCGGCCGGACTTCCCTCTCGCTCGGCATTGCTCGCCATGGGTCCGGGCTTCTCGGCAAGCTGCATCACTTTGAGGAGGGTCGCGTGA
- a CDS encoding gluconokinase, whose product MRDNQDIPLAIIVMGVSGSGKSSIGEGVAAKLGIHFIEGDALHPAANVEKMSKGIPLTDEDRWPWLEKIGQEITASLAKGEGVAVTCSALKRVYRERLRAAAGGHLYFIYLDGSKELLTKRMGERKGHFMPASLLESQLQTLEMPTGEPGVVTVDIDDTIDAIVDASVKSLKAIL is encoded by the coding sequence ATGCGCGATAATCAAGACATTCCCCTTGCCATCATCGTCATGGGTGTGAGCGGCAGCGGCAAATCCTCGATCGGCGAGGGGGTCGCGGCCAAGCTCGGCATCCATTTCATCGAAGGCGATGCGCTGCATCCCGCCGCCAATGTCGAGAAGATGAGCAAGGGCATTCCGCTGACGGACGAGGATCGTTGGCCGTGGCTCGAAAAGATCGGCCAGGAAATCACGGCAAGCCTTGCCAAGGGCGAAGGGGTCGCCGTTACCTGCTCGGCGCTGAAGCGCGTCTATCGCGAGCGTCTGCGGGCCGCTGCCGGCGGCCATCTCTATTTTATCTATCTCGACGGCTCGAAAGAACTGCTGACGAAGCGCATGGGTGAACGCAAGGGGCACTTCATGCCGGCCTCATTGCTCGAAAGCCAGTTGCAGACGCTGGAAATGCCAACCGGCGAGCCCGGCGTCGTGACCGTCGATATCGACGATACGATCGACGCGATCGTCGATGCTTCCGTCAAGAGCCTCAAAGCAATCCTCTAA